A window of Coturnix japonica isolate 7356 chromosome 2, Coturnix japonica 2.1, whole genome shotgun sequence contains these coding sequences:
- the VSTM2A gene encoding V-set and transmembrane domain-containing protein 2A isoform X3 encodes MMGIFLAYVGFIFFSVMYIQQGLSTQAKFTEFPRNVTATEGQNVEMSCAFQSGSTSVYLEIQWWFLRAAEDQEAGAEVTGTQVELLPERDLESDGTKISTVKVQGNDISHKLQISKVRKKDEGLYECRVTDANYGDLQEYKAQAYLKVNANSHSRRMQAFEASPMWLQDMKPRKNISAAVPSSIHNPANQRVRATSNPEAAAKIPKQSPQSVTPHGQENTKSTRKKGT; translated from the exons ATGATGGGGATCTTTCTAGCTTATGTtggattcatttttttttcagttatgtATATTCAGCAAGGACTGTCTACCCAAG caaaaTTCACTGAGTTTCCCCGAAATGTCACAGCAACTGAAGGGCAGAATGTGGAGATGTCTTGTGCTTTCCAAAGTGGCTCCACTTCGGTGTACCTTGAAATCCAGTGGTGGTTTCTGCGGGCTGCTGAGGACCAAGAAGCTGGAGCTGAGGTGACAGGAACTCAG GTGGAGCTTCTGCCCGAACGCGACCTGGAGAGCGACGGCACGAAGATAAGC ACAGTGAAAGTACAGGGGAATGACATCTCCCACAAGCTGCAGATTtcaaaagtaaggaaaaaagatgaaggcTTGTATGAATGCAGGGTGACCGATGCCAACTATGGAGACCTTCAGGAATACAAGGCCCAGGCATATCTCAAAGTCAATGCTAACAGCCACTCTCGGCGAATGCAGGCCTTTGAGGCATCTCCAATGTGGCTGCAAGACATGAAACCTCGCAAAAACATCTCAGCAGCTGTTCCAAGTAGCATCCATAACCCTGCCAATCAACGTGTGCGTGCCACCTCCAACCCTGAAGCAGCAGCCAAAATCCCCAAACAAAGTCCGCAATCAG TTACTCCACATGgacaggaaaacacaaaaagcacaaggaagaaGGGGACTTAA
- the VSTM2A gene encoding V-set and transmembrane domain-containing protein 2A isoform X4, which translates to MMGIFLAYVGFIFFSVMYIQQGLSTQAKFTEFPRNVTATEGQNVEMSCAFQSGSTSVYLEIQWWFLRAAEDQEAGAEVTGTQVELLPERDLESDGTKISTVKVQGNDISHKLQISKVRKKDEGLYECRVTDANYGDLQEYKAQAYLKVNANSHSRRMQAFEASPMWLQDMKPRKNISAAVPSSIHNPANQRVRATSNPEAAAKIPKQSPQSVHAKTFMGTRANLAS; encoded by the exons ATGATGGGGATCTTTCTAGCTTATGTtggattcatttttttttcagttatgtATATTCAGCAAGGACTGTCTACCCAAG caaaaTTCACTGAGTTTCCCCGAAATGTCACAGCAACTGAAGGGCAGAATGTGGAGATGTCTTGTGCTTTCCAAAGTGGCTCCACTTCGGTGTACCTTGAAATCCAGTGGTGGTTTCTGCGGGCTGCTGAGGACCAAGAAGCTGGAGCTGAGGTGACAGGAACTCAG GTGGAGCTTCTGCCCGAACGCGACCTGGAGAGCGACGGCACGAAGATAAGC ACAGTGAAAGTACAGGGGAATGACATCTCCCACAAGCTGCAGATTtcaaaagtaaggaaaaaagatgaaggcTTGTATGAATGCAGGGTGACCGATGCCAACTATGGAGACCTTCAGGAATACAAGGCCCAGGCATATCTCAAAGTCAATGCTAACAGCCACTCTCGGCGAATGCAGGCCTTTGAGGCATCTCCAATGTGGCTGCAAGACATGAAACCTCGCAAAAACATCTCAGCAGCTGTTCCAAGTAGCATCCATAACCCTGCCAATCAACGTGTGCGTGCCACCTCCAACCCTGAAGCAGCAGCCAAAATCCCCAAACAAAGTCCGCAATCAG